Proteins encoded in a region of the Ignavibacteria bacterium genome:
- the queG gene encoding tRNA epoxyqueuosine(34) reductase QueG, which produces MKLTNEIVLDIAKNTGFDLVGFAQADELVEETGKLGEWLKNGYQAGMAYMERNLEKRRDVRNILPGAKSVISLALNYYTDEKHSGDPQKGKVSRYAWGTDYHYIIWEKLDLMVSALKGIDPEFEAMTYVDTGPVMDKAWASKAGLGWIGKHSNLITKEMGSWVFLATVITNYEFRYSDIVTDHCGSCTRCMDACPTGAITSEYVVNGSKCISYLTIENKGEIESEFKGKIAGWLFGCDVCQEVCPWNVKFPKLTREEKFYPENGNKEIDLNEVLLMESAVFKARFFRSPISRAKLKGLKRNAEFLKKD; this is translated from the coding sequence ATGAAGCTGACAAATGAAATAGTTTTAGACATTGCAAAGAATACCGGGTTCGACCTCGTGGGGTTTGCCCAGGCAGACGAACTTGTTGAAGAAACCGGAAAGCTCGGGGAATGGCTCAAGAACGGGTATCAGGCAGGTATGGCATATATGGAGCGGAACCTCGAAAAAAGACGCGACGTAAGGAATATTCTGCCCGGGGCAAAAAGCGTAATTTCACTGGCCTTAAACTATTATACGGATGAAAAGCATTCAGGAGATCCCCAAAAAGGCAAAGTATCGCGCTATGCCTGGGGAACGGATTACCACTATATAATCTGGGAGAAGCTCGACTTAATGGTCAGTGCGCTTAAAGGAATTGATCCGGAGTTTGAAGCAATGACCTATGTTGATACCGGTCCCGTGATGGATAAGGCATGGGCTTCAAAGGCAGGGCTTGGATGGATAGGAAAGCACTCAAACCTGATAACAAAGGAGATGGGGAGCTGGGTATTCCTGGCTACAGTTATAACGAACTATGAATTCAGGTATTCAGATATAGTTACAGACCACTGCGGAAGCTGCACAAGATGCATGGATGCCTGCCCCACCGGCGCAATTACCAGTGAGTATGTTGTTAACGGCTCAAAGTGCATTTCGTATCTGACTATTGAGAATAAGGGAGAAATTGAAAGTGAGTTCAAAGGGAAAATAGCAGGTTGGCTCTTTGGATGCGACGTATGCCAGGAAGTCTGCCCCTGGAACGTTAAATTCCCCAAATTAACACGTGAAGAAAAATTTTATCCGGAAAACGGGAACAAGGAAATAGATCTTAATGAAGTGCTTTTGATGGAAAGCGCTGTTTTTAAGGCGAGATTTTTTAGAAGTCCCATAAGCCGTGCAAAATTAAAAGGGCTTAAAAGGAACGCAGAATTTCTTAAAAAAGATTGA